A single window of Halanaerobiales bacterium DNA harbors:
- a CDS encoding efflux RND transporter periplasmic adaptor subunit: MKKKILIFVFILIIIAGGVWFVRGRMGAESADKAAVAVDVIEASPGNITTTVSADGNIRAADTKEVKTKVSSFIEEIYVESGDLVKENEKIARVEDYDFKNNLEELEFKSQEANINYKQLHEKYTKQDELNKLRIDEAEKNLEIAISSKEKEKINLNNQKQQILKRIDENKESLKNAKQKLEDNKYLYNKGAITKNNLEEIQNSYDKQLKNINNLEKELKILNEKTIPNSLELADLQIENAKNNLRLLKYNIEEEKIDEEDLKLAEIEIKRLENSIAKAKKDLENVIIKTPYEGTIIESKFSEGSRINQGDIIVTLANINDLEAEIFVDEIDVNQVKIGQKVILTSDSFPKKIEGKVDFVAPISTKVGNINKYKTEIKLNKPAKFLKVGMFLNAEITTNHKENVITIPSMSILGEEEKYVFIYENNKAIKRIVEIGLQSISEVEVKGVKEGEKIISGPFNIIRNLEDGAEVSSR, encoded by the coding sequence GAAAAAGAAGATTTTGATTTTTGTATTTATTTTGATAATTATTGCTGGAGGTGTTTGGTTTGTTAGAGGTAGAATGGGGGCTGAGAGTGCTGACAAAGCAGCAGTAGCAGTTGATGTAATTGAGGCTTCACCTGGAAATATCACTACTACAGTTAGTGCTGATGGAAATATAAGGGCAGCAGATACCAAAGAGGTTAAAACAAAAGTTTCTTCTTTTATAGAAGAAATATATGTTGAAAGTGGTGATTTAGTTAAAGAAAATGAGAAAATAGCACGGGTAGAGGATTATGATTTTAAAAATAATTTAGAGGAATTAGAATTCAAATCACAGGAAGCCAATATAAATTACAAACAGCTTCATGAAAAATATACTAAACAGGATGAATTAAATAAACTCAGAATTGATGAAGCAGAAAAAAACTTAGAAATTGCTATTAGTTCTAAAGAAAAAGAAAAAATCAATTTAAATAACCAAAAACAGCAAATATTAAAAAGAATAGATGAAAATAAAGAATCTTTAAAAAATGCAAAACAAAAATTAGAAGATAATAAATATCTTTATAATAAAGGAGCTATTACTAAAAATAATTTAGAAGAAATCCAAAATAGTTATGATAAACAGCTTAAAAATATTAATAATCTAGAAAAAGAATTGAAAATTTTAAATGAAAAAACAATTCCTAATTCTTTAGAATTAGCAGATTTACAAATAGAAAATGCTAAAAATAATCTGAGGTTATTAAAATATAATATTGAAGAAGAAAAAATTGATGAAGAAGATCTTAAACTAGCTGAAATAGAAATTAAAAGGCTTGAAAATAGTATAGCCAAAGCAAAAAAAGATTTAGAAAACGTTATAATTAAGACTCCATATGAAGGAACTATCATAGAAAGTAAATTTAGTGAGGGAAGCAGAATAAATCAGGGAGATATAATAGTAACTTTAGCAAATATTAATGATTTAGAAGCAGAGATTTTTGTTGATGAAATAGATGTTAATCAAGTTAAAATTGGACAAAAAGTTATTTTGACTAGTGATTCTTTTCCCAAAAAAATAGAAGGTAAAGTTGATTTTGTGGCACCTATAAGTACTAAAGTGGGTAATATTAATAAATATAAAACCGAAATTAAATTAAATAAACCTGCTAAATTTTTAAAAGTAGGAATGTTTTTAAATGCAGAAATTACTACAAATCATAAGGAAAATGTAATTACTATTCCATCAATGTCTATTCTTGGAGAAGAAGAAAAATATGTATTTATATATGAAAATAATAAAGCAATAAAGAGAATAGTAGAAATAGGATTACAAAGTATAAGCGAAGTTGAAGTTAAAGGTGTTAAAGAAGGAGAAAAAATAATTTCCGGTCCTTTTAATATAATTCGTAACCTGGAAGATGGAGCTGAGGTAAGTAGTAGATAA